From one Halobacteriovoraceae bacterium genomic stretch:
- the bamD gene encoding outer membrane protein assembly factor BamD: MKTLINLLIFLATALFLQGCDFIAEIEQKAETINRYEIVALNLAKENRELKAEINQLKYEIQTLKAQSGFQKIQLEKFKKSESNLRNLASVPKLDPKNDLVKFGTYVWNEEELLVLAKSEMLKKNYPKAAQLYYTFIHQYPKSKSIDDELYFQAGISAYEAGNYNQWTVMAMDTIINKYPNSKYYRGAKLWKGLAQLKMGKDKDFFKVVEEFRKKYRNTSEWKILSLHYEEIVHKYKQ; the protein is encoded by the coding sequence ATGAAAACTCTTATTAATTTACTTATCTTTCTGGCCACAGCATTATTTTTACAAGGTTGTGATTTTATTGCTGAAATTGAACAAAAAGCAGAAACAATTAATCGATATGAAATTGTTGCTCTTAATTTGGCCAAAGAAAATAGAGAACTAAAGGCCGAAATAAACCAACTGAAGTATGAAATTCAAACGCTAAAGGCACAAAGTGGATTTCAAAAAATTCAATTAGAAAAATTCAAAAAAAGTGAAAGTAACTTAAGAAATTTGGCCAGCGTTCCAAAACTTGATCCAAAAAACGATCTTGTTAAATTTGGAACTTATGTTTGGAATGAAGAAGAGCTTCTGGTTTTGGCCAAAAGTGAAATGTTAAAGAAGAACTATCCAAAGGCAGCTCAACTTTACTACACTTTTATCCATCAGTATCCAAAAAGCAAAAGTATTGATGACGAGTTGTACTTTCAGGCCGGGATCTCGGCATACGAGGCCGGAAACTATAACCAATGGACAGTCATGGCCATGGATACAATTATCAATAAGTACCCTAATTCAAAATACTATAGAGGCGCTAAACTTTGGAAGGGACTTGCTCAATTAAAAATGGGCAAAGATAAAGACTTTTTTAAAGTTGTTGAAGAATTTAGAAAGAAATATAGAAATACATCCGAATGGAAAATACTAAGTTTACATTATGAAGAAATTGTTCACAAATATAAACAGTAA
- a CDS encoding glutathione peroxidase — translation MSLADKTGEKVPQVTFKTRVGHEWVDKTTDDYFKGKKVALFALPGAFTPTCSSTHLPRYNELYETFKSNGFDDIICLSVNDSFVMNSWQEEQNASNITMLPDGNGEFTEKLGFLVDKSAIGFGKRSWRYSMIVNDGKIEKMFIETEGPGDPFGQSDADTMLKYSGIEIPPSYVVYSRPGCPFCAKAKKLLKDKGIAFEEHVLNKDYTIKTLVAISGKTSVPQIFANGTKVGGSDDLEKFLK, via the coding sequence ATGTCATTGGCCGATAAAACAGGAGAGAAAGTACCTCAAGTTACATTTAAGACAAGAGTTGGACATGAATGGGTAGATAAAACTACTGATGACTATTTTAAAGGAAAAAAAGTTGCCCTTTTTGCCTTACCTGGCGCTTTCACACCAACTTGTTCATCTACTCATCTACCTAGATATAATGAACTTTATGAGACATTTAAATCCAATGGATTTGATGACATTATTTGCCTTTCAGTGAATGATTCCTTTGTTATGAATAGTTGGCAAGAAGAGCAAAATGCTTCTAATATTACAATGCTTCCAGACGGAAATGGAGAGTTTACTGAAAAGCTAGGTTTTTTAGTTGATAAATCTGCTATTGGCTTTGGAAAAAGATCATGGCGATATTCTATGATTGTAAACGATGGGAAGATTGAAAAAATGTTTATTGAAACTGAAGGCCCAGGAGATCCTTTTGGTCAATCAGATGCAGATACAATGCTGAAGTACTCAGGTATTGAGATCCCTCCATCCTATGTTGTCTACTCTAGGCCAGGGTGTCCTTTTTGCGCTAAGGCCAAAAAACTTTTAAAAGACAAAGGTATTGCATTTGAAGAACATGTCTTAAATAAAGACTATACAATCAAAACTCTTGTTGCCATTAGTGGGAAGACTTCTGTCCCTCAAATTTTCGCCAATGGAACAAAAGTTGGTGGTTCTGATGATCTTGAAAAGTTTTTAAAATAA
- a CDS encoding TraR/DksA C4-type zinc finger protein codes for MAQKSLEKFRVLFEKMLHENTFDEILNKLETQKLNDETDIAEVEKTNQLILKLRARNYHMKKKIGLALIRIHEGTFGICQECGQQISEARLLARPTASQCIECKEQIENTERHILYKRRSKTLGKTLQAV; via the coding sequence ATGGCCCAAAAAAGTTTAGAAAAATTCAGAGTTTTGTTTGAGAAAATGCTTCATGAAAATACTTTTGATGAAATCTTAAATAAACTAGAAACTCAAAAATTAAACGATGAAACAGATATTGCAGAAGTGGAAAAAACTAATCAGCTTATTTTAAAGCTTAGGGCCAGAAATTACCATATGAAGAAAAAAATAGGCTTAGCACTCATTAGAATTCATGAGGGTACTTTTGGAATTTGCCAAGAATGTGGTCAACAAATCTCGGAAGCTAGATTATTGGCCAGACCGACTGCTAGTCAATGTATTGAATGTAAAGAACAAATTGAAAATACTGAACGGCATATATTATATAAAAGAAGATCTAAAACGCTTGGAAAAACTCTACAAGCAGTCTAG
- the tnpA gene encoding IS200/IS605 family transposase: protein MSKSNLKSHYHCVYNLQYHLVLVTKYRRKCFTKEILKDLEDICHNVCEKWSCVLSEFGGEEDHIHLLIQAHPAMDLSRLVNNLKTVTSRLIKKKHQNHFKKFYWKPALWTRAYCLLTTGGTTIETIRRYIEKQGQSSPEG, encoded by the coding sequence ATGTCAAAAAGCAATCTAAAATCCCATTATCACTGTGTTTATAACCTTCAATACCACTTGGTGTTAGTTACGAAATACAGAAGAAAATGTTTCACAAAAGAAATTCTAAAAGACCTAGAAGACATCTGTCATAATGTGTGTGAAAAGTGGTCTTGTGTTCTTTCTGAGTTCGGTGGAGAAGAGGATCATATCCATCTTTTAATCCAGGCCCATCCGGCCATGGATTTGAGTAGGCTCGTCAACAACCTAAAAACTGTTACATCAAGACTCATCAAAAAAAAGCATCAAAATCACTTCAAAAAGTTTTACTGGAAACCGGCCCTATGGACAAGGGCCTACTGTTTACTCACCACAGGTGGCACCACCATAGAAACAATCAGAAGGTATATTGAAAAACAGGGACAATCCTCGCCGGAAGGCTAA
- a CDS encoding response regulator produces the protein MENIKGKILLVDDTFENRTLIKAFLRPFKISIDEAQDGMEAIEKFKSNRYDLILMDIQMPVLDGLNATKKIREIETLRNSERVMIWALTADAYFSQQKKSIEFGCDEHISKPIVKKDFISKITKHFNVFKKSA, from the coding sequence ATTGAAAATATTAAAGGAAAAATACTTCTGGTTGATGATACATTTGAAAATAGAACCCTCATAAAGGCATTTTTAAGACCTTTTAAAATATCAATAGATGAAGCACAAGATGGAATGGAAGCAATTGAAAAATTTAAATCGAATCGTTATGATTTAATTTTAATGGATATTCAGATGCCAGTTTTAGACGGACTAAATGCTACCAAAAAAATCAGGGAAATTGAAACTTTAAGAAATAGTGAAAGAGTTATGATTTGGGCACTAACAGCAGATGCATATTTTTCTCAGCAAAAGAAATCCATTGAATTTGGATGTGATGAACACATATCTAAACCTATCGTAAAAAAAGATTTCATCTCTAAGATCACTAAACATTTTAATGTGTTTAAAAAGTCTGCATAA
- the guaB gene encoding IMP dehydrogenase, whose protein sequence is MSKISSEHSLTYDDVLLRPGYSETLPSDTVLNSKFSRNISVSIPIVSAAMDTVTESAVAIVMAQQGGIGVIHKNLTIEKQAEEVQKVKKFESGMILDPVTIHPEATLFEVTNLGKLKNVTGVPVVEKNGELVGIITSRDMAFEENMNKLVKDVMTPKSRLITASERIGMEEAKHILHKHRIEKLPVVNDKGILKGLITIRDIKKTIDFPYSNKDSRGRLRVSAAVGVSDKEYERVKALVLAGVDAVVVDTAHGHSKGVIEMVKKIKNDFLDIDVVAGNVATAKACEALIEAGVDGIKVGIGPGSICTTRVVAGIGVPQFSALLDCFSVCIKNKVPFIADGGIKFSGDIVKALAAGASCVMIGSLFAGADETPGERIVYQGRSYKVYRGMGSLGAMSLGSKDRYGQANVDEIGKLVPEGIEGQVPYRGSLASNIYQLVGGIRAGMGYVGAKNLTELHEKADFIKITASSLKESHPHDVIITKEAPNYSLK, encoded by the coding sequence ATGTCTAAGATCTCATCTGAACATTCACTTACATATGATGACGTTTTATTAAGACCTGGATACTCAGAGACACTTCCAAGTGACACTGTCTTAAATTCTAAGTTTTCCAGAAATATTTCTGTTTCTATACCTATTGTTTCTGCTGCCATGGATACAGTCACAGAATCTGCAGTGGCCATTGTAATGGCCCAACAAGGTGGAATTGGTGTCATTCATAAAAATTTGACGATTGAAAAACAGGCCGAAGAAGTCCAAAAAGTAAAAAAGTTTGAATCGGGGATGATTTTAGATCCAGTTACAATTCATCCAGAAGCGACTCTTTTTGAAGTTACAAATTTAGGAAAGTTAAAAAACGTAACTGGTGTACCAGTCGTCGAAAAAAATGGAGAATTAGTAGGAATTATTACAAGTCGAGATATGGCCTTTGAAGAAAATATGAACAAGCTTGTTAAAGATGTCATGACTCCAAAAAGTAGATTAATAACAGCTTCAGAAAGAATTGGCATGGAAGAGGCCAAGCACATATTACATAAACATCGAATTGAAAAACTTCCTGTCGTCAATGATAAAGGCATTCTCAAAGGTCTAATCACAATTAGGGATATTAAAAAAACTATTGATTTTCCTTATTCGAATAAAGATTCTCGCGGAAGATTAAGGGTCTCTGCGGCCGTTGGTGTAAGTGACAAAGAATATGAAAGAGTAAAGGCGCTGGTTCTTGCTGGTGTTGATGCTGTTGTCGTTGATACGGCCCATGGACACTCAAAGGGTGTTATTGAAATGGTGAAAAAAATTAAAAACGATTTTTTGGACATCGATGTTGTTGCAGGAAATGTTGCAACAGCAAAGGCCTGTGAAGCATTAATAGAAGCTGGTGTTGATGGAATAAAAGTTGGAATTGGGCCAGGCTCTATTTGTACAACCAGGGTTGTTGCGGGAATTGGAGTTCCTCAGTTTTCGGCCCTTTTAGATTGCTTTTCTGTTTGTATAAAAAATAAAGTTCCATTTATTGCAGATGGAGGCATTAAATTTTCTGGCGATATTGTCAAAGCTCTTGCTGCTGGTGCTAGTTGTGTGATGATTGGATCTCTTTTTGCAGGTGCAGACGAGACACCAGGGGAAAGAATTGTTTATCAAGGAAGATCATATAAAGTATATAGAGGAATGGGCTCACTAGGCGCAATGTCTTTAGGCTCCAAAGATCGTTATGGACAAGCAAATGTAGATGAAATAGGAAAGCTTGTTCCAGAGGGGATTGAAGGGCAAGTCCCTTATAGAGGCTCACTTGCAAGCAATATTTATCAGCTGGTTGGTGGAATTAGGGCCGGGATGGGCTATGTTGGGGCCAAAAATTTAACTGAACTACACGAAAAAGCTGATTTTATTAAAATCACGGCCTCTTCATTAAAAGAAAGCCATCCACACGATGTTATCATTACGAAAGAGGCCCCCAATTACTCATTAAAATAA
- a CDS encoding DUF2931 family protein, producing the protein MNKFVLYFDLFLSFISIGNASTYEWRPTESALKKFPMKIVKGHLYYPNGKSIYIPSKSIIDNGWGEVGSVHVVGEDKKPVPNKLEILWFSFTENQFYEGTFELPYEKLKKMFKEGIPNEKDTYPYFVVGVAPGGGLSLWLAGSGNVVEVANFKAKKVDQNWSVVVKNKKISRLEYIKIMLEDSLGMEGLENLNKNGVPKDYFDKIIQKRRCKLNVIGASPVKISTKLFNGESMSFEDLTPLESSSDRGILKEIKFEFNIC; encoded by the coding sequence ATGAATAAATTTGTTCTCTATTTTGATTTATTTTTAAGTTTTATATCTATTGGTAATGCAAGTACTTATGAATGGAGACCCACGGAGTCTGCTTTAAAAAAATTTCCCATGAAAATTGTTAAGGGCCATCTTTATTATCCAAATGGAAAGTCCATTTACATCCCAAGTAAATCTATCATTGATAATGGTTGGGGGGAAGTTGGCAGCGTTCACGTTGTAGGAGAAGACAAAAAACCTGTTCCAAATAAACTTGAAATCCTTTGGTTTTCTTTCACTGAAAATCAATTTTATGAAGGAACCTTTGAGTTGCCATATGAGAAATTAAAAAAAATGTTTAAAGAGGGTATTCCCAACGAGAAAGACACTTATCCTTATTTTGTGGTTGGAGTTGCTCCGGGAGGAGGGCTTTCACTTTGGCTTGCTGGAAGTGGAAATGTGGTAGAAGTCGCAAATTTCAAAGCAAAAAAAGTTGATCAAAATTGGAGTGTAGTGGTTAAGAATAAAAAAATCTCCAGATTAGAATATATAAAAATAATGTTAGAGGACTCTTTAGGGATGGAAGGCCTAGAGAACCTAAATAAAAATGGCGTCCCCAAAGACTATTTTGATAAAATAATCCAAAAAAGAAGATGTAAATTAAATGTAATTGGTGCAAGTCCAGTTAAAATAAGTACGAAATTATTTAACGGAGAATCAATGTCTTTTGAGGATCTTACTCCTCTTGAATCTTCTAGTGATCGAGGTATTTTAAAGGAGATTAAATTTGAGTTTAACATATGTTAA
- a CDS encoding ABC transporter substrate-binding protein: MKLFLYYLILIFVFSSCSKEKENVFLIGTNTWPGYEVFHYAKYKNEYKNSNIEIRNFFTATNVSNAFRNGIIDAATLTLDEVVLLAEKKVKFKIVLIIDYSNGADVIIGKEHINSMKDLEGKKVAVEHTALGAYFLSRAAVKSNIDLDRVQIIPRSENEHLNAFISENIDAVVTFEPVKSQILEHGGKIIFDSSKIPGEVVDVLIINEESYIKNKSIVKDIIQTWYKTMPKFKHLNIETIDYLKKKFDINDENANKMYDGLILVDRNQNLLHMKKDGLIYQNVKNLIHILKKSNLILDDNISIEEYITDEFI; the protein is encoded by the coding sequence ATGAAATTATTTTTATATTATTTGATATTAATATTTGTTTTTAGTTCATGTTCGAAAGAAAAGGAGAATGTTTTTCTCATTGGTACAAATACTTGGCCTGGATATGAAGTATTTCACTATGCAAAATATAAAAATGAATACAAAAATTCAAATATTGAAATCCGAAATTTTTTTACAGCTACAAACGTATCGAATGCTTTTAGAAATGGAATCATCGATGCAGCAACTTTAACTTTGGATGAAGTCGTTTTGCTTGCAGAGAAAAAAGTAAAATTCAAGATTGTGCTCATTATAGATTATTCTAATGGAGCAGATGTCATAATCGGCAAAGAACATATTAATTCTATGAAAGATTTAGAGGGAAAAAAAGTGGCAGTAGAACATACTGCACTTGGAGCATATTTTCTAAGTAGAGCTGCGGTAAAATCCAATATTGATTTAGATAGAGTTCAAATTATTCCAAGAAGTGAGAATGAACATCTGAATGCATTCATTTCCGAAAATATTGATGCTGTAGTTACTTTTGAACCCGTTAAAAGCCAAATTTTAGAACATGGAGGTAAGATTATATTTGATAGTTCGAAAATACCAGGTGAAGTTGTAGACGTATTAATTATCAATGAAGAGTCATATATAAAAAATAAAAGTATCGTGAAAGATATTATTCAAACTTGGTATAAAACAATGCCAAAGTTTAAACATTTGAATATTGAGACGATTGATTATCTGAAGAAAAAATTTGATATCAACGATGAGAATGCGAATAAAATGTATGATGGTTTAATTCTGGTTGATAGGAATCAAAATTTATTACATATGAAAAAAGATGGATTAATCTATCAAAATGTCAAAAACCTTATACATATCTTAAAAAAATCGAATCTCATTTTAGATGATAACATTTCGATTGAAGAATATATAACAGATGAATTTATTTAA
- a CDS encoding transposase has protein sequence MTKKVASKLTAEKKVLSKKKRVELAKAAKKKRSAQNKAKLIKTYRFRFYPTSEQTSTLSRWMGACRFVYNCGLEERNLVFQMSGGVKKLKYEYQQNQLPECRSMEGFEWLEEVPSQSLQMALRNLDQAFQNFLDPNLDAGYPTRKRKGKCTESICFPQGNRVIITCAKKKSKKWSYITGIPKITVGKGATPLKIAQHRKIEGEIKRATITRQTTGEWYISLSCYLGKKAEIIPINSAHKGELVPEKSVGIDLGVAKTICEDAQSDNEHNLDLKTIKKVEKQIATLQRRAAKQKKFSPRWKYYQKIVGKKHRKITRIRHDFLHKASNDICKKHAIVVLEDLRVKNMSKSAKGTLEKPGKNVAQKSGLNRSILRQGWGMFRDFVRYKSEWQGGLLVLVPAKNTSRRCRKCGHTSVENRQKQEVFFCVNCGHTENADKHAATVIKALGLQSLGFESEARKILEAPTKDASAA, from the coding sequence ATGACAAAAAAAGTTGCGAGCAAATTAACGGCCGAAAAAAAAGTTCTCTCTAAGAAGAAACGGGTAGAACTGGCCAAGGCGGCCAAGAAAAAACGTAGTGCGCAGAATAAAGCAAAGCTCATAAAAACTTATCGTTTTCGTTTTTATCCGACAAGTGAACAGACATCAACTCTCTCTCGCTGGATGGGAGCATGCCGGTTTGTCTATAACTGCGGACTTGAAGAACGCAACCTTGTTTTTCAAATGAGTGGCGGAGTTAAAAAATTAAAGTATGAATATCAGCAAAACCAACTTCCGGAGTGTCGATCTATGGAAGGTTTTGAGTGGTTAGAAGAAGTTCCTTCACAATCACTTCAAATGGCACTAAGAAACCTAGATCAAGCTTTTCAAAACTTTCTGGATCCAAATCTCGATGCAGGATATCCGACAAGAAAGAGAAAAGGAAAATGCACTGAATCCATTTGTTTTCCCCAAGGAAATAGAGTTATTATAACTTGCGCAAAAAAGAAATCAAAGAAATGGTCATATATCACAGGAATTCCTAAGATTACCGTAGGTAAAGGAGCTACCCCTCTAAAAATTGCTCAACACAGAAAAATTGAAGGAGAGATAAAAAGAGCAACGATTACACGCCAAACAACTGGTGAATGGTACATCTCTCTGAGTTGCTATTTAGGAAAAAAAGCTGAAATTATTCCTATCAATTCGGCCCATAAAGGTGAGTTGGTTCCCGAAAAATCTGTTGGTATTGATTTAGGCGTGGCCAAAACAATTTGTGAAGACGCTCAGAGCGATAATGAGCATAACCTTGATTTGAAAACAATCAAAAAAGTAGAAAAACAAATAGCGACCCTCCAAAGAAGGGCAGCGAAGCAAAAGAAGTTTTCACCTCGTTGGAAATACTATCAAAAAATAGTTGGAAAAAAACATCGTAAGATAACTAGAATAAGACATGACTTTCTTCATAAGGCCTCAAATGATATTTGCAAAAAACACGCAATTGTAGTGCTTGAGGATCTTAGGGTAAAAAATATGTCAAAAAGTGCCAAAGGTACACTTGAAAAACCAGGAAAAAATGTAGCACAGAAATCTGGACTAAACCGCTCTATACTTAGACAAGGTTGGGGAATGTTTAGAGATTTTGTACGCTATAAAAGCGAGTGGCAAGGAGGATTACTTGTACTTGTTCCGGCTAAAAATACTTCTAGACGATGCAGAAAATGTGGTCATACCTCAGTGGAAAATAGACAAAAGCAAGAAGTATTTTTTTGTGTAAATTGTGGCCATACAGAAAACGCAGATAAACATGCAGCAACTGTCATAAAAGCTCTGGGGCTACAGAGCTTAGGTTTTGAGAGCGAAGCTCGAAAAATCTTAGAAGCCCCCACTAAAGACGCATCAGCGGCTTAG
- the guaA gene encoding glutamine-hydrolyzing GMP synthase, translating to MSRQIWIIDFGSQYTQLITRKTRELGFSSEIITINQARKRISRDEFPNALVLSGGPNSIFEDDTDYNFIFKKTDLPILGICYGMQLIGNYFNGKVEKGLTGEYGHALIKISNDHSIPNCPKEFNVWMSHADHLARIPENFNIIMESNNKLIAGIEHKTLPIMGLQFHPEVEHTDHGKDILNYFYQQIAKMNKDWTASCMVEEGLNFIRGIGENEHVLCAFSGGVDSLVAATLAQRVLGDRLHCFFVDNGLLRPQDLIHIQLLKEKTDLNIEIIDAKELFYRALKGLPDPEDKRKAIGKTFIEVFEKKVHQFEKNHQINFTYLLQGTLYPDVIESISPHIKGGKSVTIKSHHNVGGLPERMNLKLLEPLRFLFKDEVRQIGKELGLQDEWVHRHPFPGPGIGVRVLGEIFKTSVEKVQKSDQILFEELHHFNQYNNVWQAFTVLLPVKTVGVKGDGRAYEEVICLRIVNSTDGMTATWSNLPADFLSKTSNRITNEVPGITRVVYDITSKPPGTIEWE from the coding sequence ATGTCTCGACAAATTTGGATTATAGATTTTGGTTCTCAGTATACTCAATTAATCACTAGGAAAACACGTGAGCTTGGTTTTTCGAGTGAGATTATTACAATAAATCAGGCCCGTAAGAGAATTTCACGAGATGAATTTCCTAATGCTCTTGTACTTTCTGGTGGGCCAAATTCAATTTTTGAAGATGATACAGATTACAATTTTATATTTAAAAAGACTGATCTTCCAATTCTTGGAATATGTTATGGTATGCAACTCATTGGGAACTATTTTAATGGTAAAGTTGAAAAAGGACTAACTGGTGAATATGGACATGCTCTCATTAAAATTTCAAATGATCACAGTATACCAAATTGCCCAAAAGAGTTTAACGTATGGATGAGTCATGCTGATCATCTTGCAAGAATTCCAGAAAATTTTAACATTATTATGGAAAGTAATAATAAATTAATAGCTGGAATAGAGCATAAAACTCTTCCCATCATGGGACTACAGTTTCATCCTGAAGTTGAACATACTGATCATGGTAAAGATATCCTGAATTATTTCTATCAACAAATTGCAAAAATGAATAAAGATTGGACTGCTAGTTGCATGGTTGAGGAAGGACTCAATTTCATCAGAGGAATAGGAGAGAATGAACATGTTCTTTGTGCATTTTCTGGTGGAGTCGATTCACTCGTTGCTGCAACGTTGGCGCAAAGAGTGTTAGGAGATAGACTCCACTGTTTCTTTGTTGATAATGGACTTCTTAGACCACAAGATTTGATTCATATTCAATTACTTAAAGAAAAAACAGATTTAAATATTGAAATAATTGATGCCAAAGAATTATTCTATCGTGCTTTAAAAGGGTTACCTGACCCCGAGGATAAAAGAAAAGCAATAGGAAAAACATTTATTGAAGTTTTTGAGAAAAAAGTCCATCAATTTGAAAAAAATCATCAAATCAATTTTACTTATCTTTTACAAGGAACACTCTACCCAGATGTTATTGAATCAATTTCTCCCCATATCAAGGGTGGTAAATCAGTAACAATCAAGTCTCATCACAATGTTGGAGGACTTCCAGAAAGGATGAATTTAAAGTTACTTGAACCACTTAGATTTTTATTTAAAGATGAAGTAAGACAAATAGGAAAGGAACTTGGTTTACAAGACGAATGGGTGCACCGTCATCCATTTCCTGGCCCCGGAATCGGAGTAAGAGTTCTCGGTGAAATTTTCAAAACTTCAGTTGAAAAAGTTCAGAAGTCAGATCAAATTCTTTTTGAGGAACTACATCATTTTAATCAATACAATAATGTATGGCAGGCCTTTACAGTTTTACTTCCAGTAAAAACAGTTGGAGTAAAAGGTGATGGTAGAGCTTATGAAGAAGTTATATGTTTAAGGATTGTCAATTCAACAGATGGGATGACAGCAACTTGGTCAAATTTACCCGCTGATTTTTTATCGAAGACATCTAATAGAATTACTAATGAAGTTCCAGGAATCACAAGGGTGGTTTATGATATTACATCTAAACCACCTGGTACAATAGAATGGGAATAG